From one Lycium ferocissimum isolate CSIRO_LF1 chromosome 7, AGI_CSIRO_Lferr_CH_V1, whole genome shotgun sequence genomic stretch:
- the LOC132062224 gene encoding uncharacterized protein LOC132062224 codes for MPERALRQFGHTQSIPPDVRHELRHYQRDDRAAVDDDFLAFIDVQLHRWENRLGTLAVVGHLTPIEHYMRWYHQITRRLIGNPALRPPRDVGYSALAGQYEALLVAVQRLRILGLEHMPYPGLAGLAAKMVQISKDGIRQASVRD; via the exons ATGCCCGAGCGTGCCTTACGACAGTTTGGGCATACACAGAGTATACCCCCTGACGTCCGTCATGAGCTCCGACACTACCAGCGGGATGATCGGGCTgccgttgatgatgattttctggCTTTCATAGATGTCCAGCTCCACCGTTGGGAGAACAGGTTGGGCACTTTAGCGGTGGTCGGCCATTTGACTCCCATTGAACATTACATGCGCTGGTATCATCAGATCACACGCCGATTGATCGGCAACCCAGCTTTGCGTCCCCCTAGGGATGTAGGATACTCAGCACTCGCGGGGCAGTacgaggcattg CTGGTGGCCGTACAACGTTTACGCATCttggggttagagcatatgcctTACCCTGGGCTTGCGGGGCTAGCGGCGAAGATGGTACAGATATCGAAGGATGGTATCCGGCAGGCGAGTGTGCGAGATTAG